In Quercus robur chromosome 10, dhQueRobu3.1, whole genome shotgun sequence, a genomic segment contains:
- the LOC126703527 gene encoding elongation factor G, mitochondrial-like, whose translation MHSDEMEDIQEAHAGQIVAVFGVDCASRYTFTDGSVKSRMTSMNVPKPMMSLAVQPVSKDSGGQFSKALNHFQREDPTLCKYKFSCRLLDLVLHWEKLDFG comes from the exons ATGCATTCTGATGAGATGGAG GATATTCAAGAGGCACATGCTGGGCAAATAGTTGCTGTATTTGGTGTGGATTGTGCATCAA GATATACATTTACTGATGGGTCAGTTAAATCCAGAATGACTTCTATGAATGTCCCTAAGCCAATGATGTCTTTAGCCGTTCAACCAGTTTCAAAAGATTCAGGAGGACAA ttttCAAAGGCTTTGAATCATTTTCAGAGAGAGGATCCTACTTTGTGTAAGTATAAGTTTTCATGTAGATTGTTAGATTTGGTTCTCCATTGGGAAAAACTAGACTTTGGTTAA